TCGTCGATCCAGTTTACGGGCGTTTCGTCCCGAGCCAGTTGGTCCAACCGGGCCAGCACGTGGGAAGGCAACAGCGTCATGCCGGCTGTCGCGATCCCTCCCTTGATCAGCACGTCTCTGCGGGACAGGTTGGTTTTTCCGGCCATGTTGGTATCCTCTCGGTTTACCCGGTTCAGTTCCTTCGATTCGGTCTATTCAGATGATCGAGATGGGGACTGCGGTGATCGGTTCTATGATACAGTGGGTGGGCGGAACAGATCAAGGGCTATGTTCAGATCAAGGGCTGTGTTGACAAGGCCATGTCTTCCGCGTAGTATCGATTCCCATCCCCCTATCGCCGGAGGTCATGAATCATGAACCACATGTTATCCGAAGACTACCTCGTTTTGGCCTCATCGCCCGAACCGGAAACAGTGTACGCCGGTTCGCCCTCGATTGCCCGGATGGATTCCGGACGCCTGCTGGCCAGTTACGAGTGGTTTCGCCCCAGCCCGCTCAAGGAAGCCGTGCCGGATCAGACCGAAGTGCTGGTCAGCGACGACGACGGCGCCACGTGGAACCTGGCAGCTCGCCTGGATTTCATCTGGGCGACCATCTGGGCCCATGAAGACGATGCCTACCTCATCGGCAACCGCCGGAGAAGCCGGGATATCGTCATCGGCCGATCCCACGACGGCGGCACCAACTGGGAGGGACCCGTCACGCTCTTCGAGGGCAGGCACCACTGCGCGCCGACGCCGGTGTTGATCCACAACGGCCACGCCTACCGGGCTTTCGAGACCTGCGACGCACCCAGCCGCTTCGACTGGAAGTCGTTGGTAGTGGCCGGCGACCTTTCGCGCGATCTGCTGGATCCGGGGGCCTGGCGCATGTCCAACCACGTCCGGTTCCCGGGCATCCCGGACGTGCTTTCGCAACGCAGGTACCCGGAGAGTGCGACAGAAAAGGTGCCGGCCGACAGCTTCCTGGAAGGCAACATCGTACTGGTGAACGGCGAG
The window above is part of the Gemmatimonadota bacterium genome. Proteins encoded here:
- a CDS encoding exo-alpha-sialidase → MNHMLSEDYLVLASSPEPETVYAGSPSIARMDSGRLLASYEWFRPSPLKEAVPDQTEVLVSDDDGATWNLAARLDFIWATIWAHEDDAYLIGNRRRSRDIVIGRSHDGGTNWEGPVTLFEGRHHCAPTPVLIHNGHAYRAFETCDAPSRFDWKSLVVAGDLSRDLLDPGAWRMSNHVRFPGIPDVLSQRRYPESATEKVPADSFLEGNIVLVNGEIRMIMRTIVDGHTTSSLASIGRVEDDGETLDYRFVQFHPMPGAQCKFQIVHDEKDGLYWTTVTLSTNPWQDREPLRRIGFSGPPGNERRILMLMYSVDALNWFQAGCVAMSRSMMESFSYASQVISGDDHLVVARTARGGKNQHDTNLITLHRVRDFRDLALDLRPVDV